A window from Streptomyces subrutilus encodes these proteins:
- a CDS encoding ABC transporter ATP-binding protein, whose translation MTALLKVEDLKVAYGKIEAVKGISFEVNEGEIVCLVGTNGAGKTTTLRTLSGLLKPSAGSVTFDGKPLANVPAHKIVAMKLAHSPEGRHIFPRLTITENLQLGAFLRTDKEGIEKDIQRAYDLFPILGERRKQAAGTLSGGEQQMLAMGRALMCQPKLLMLDEPSMGLSPLMMQKIMATITELKATGTTILLVEQNAQAALSLADQAHVMEIGRIVLSGTGQELLHNEDVRKAYLGED comes from the coding sequence GTGACCGCACTGCTCAAGGTCGAGGACCTCAAGGTCGCCTACGGCAAGATCGAGGCCGTCAAGGGAATCTCCTTCGAGGTCAACGAAGGCGAGATCGTCTGCCTCGTCGGCACCAACGGCGCCGGCAAGACGACCACCCTGCGCACCCTCTCCGGGCTCCTGAAACCCAGCGCGGGAAGCGTCACCTTCGACGGGAAGCCCCTGGCCAACGTCCCCGCCCACAAGATCGTCGCCATGAAGCTGGCCCACTCCCCCGAGGGCCGGCACATCTTCCCCCGGCTGACGATCACCGAGAACCTCCAGCTCGGCGCGTTCCTGCGCACCGACAAAGAGGGCATCGAGAAGGACATCCAGCGCGCCTACGACCTCTTCCCGATCCTGGGAGAGCGCCGCAAGCAGGCCGCGGGCACCCTCTCGGGCGGTGAGCAGCAGATGCTCGCCATGGGCAGGGCGCTGATGTGCCAGCCCAAGCTGCTGATGCTGGACGAGCCGTCCATGGGCCTGTCCCCGCTGATGATGCAGAAGATCATGGCGACCATCACCGAGCTCAAGGCCACCGGGACCACCATCCTGCTGGTCGAGCAGAACGCCCAGGCCGCGCTCTCGCTGGCCGACCAGGCCCACGTGATGGAGATCGGCAGGATCGTGCTCTCCGGCACCGGCCAGGAACTCCTCCACAACGAGGACGTCCGCAAGGCGTACCTCGGCGAGGACTGA
- a CDS encoding ABC transporter ATP-binding protein: protein MTNTTDTDTTAAPAPTGETVLEARGVTMRFGGLTAVRSVDLQVNAGEIVGLIGPNGAGKTTFFNCLTGLYVPTEGTVSYKGTVLPPKPHLVTKAGIARTFQNIRLFSNMTVLENVLVGRHTRTKEGLWSALLRGPGFKRAEAASEARAMELLTFIGLENKAQHLAKNLPYGEQRKLEIARALASDPGLLLLDEPTAGMNPQETRAAEELIFAIRDMGIAVLVIEHDMRFIFNLCDRVACLVQGEKLIEGTASEVQGDERVIAAYLGEPFEGDPGADEVAEVEAAEASAGAAAAAGPTAEPKPTPNPTAEPAAGAAGTTPDTTPDTTPDPAPAEGSTAAESSTTSTEGEAK from the coding sequence ATGACGAACACCACCGACACGGACACCACCGCGGCCCCCGCGCCGACCGGCGAGACCGTCCTCGAAGCCCGCGGCGTCACCATGCGGTTCGGCGGCCTCACCGCCGTCCGCTCCGTCGACCTCCAGGTCAACGCGGGCGAGATCGTCGGCCTCATCGGCCCCAACGGCGCCGGCAAGACCACCTTCTTCAACTGCCTCACCGGGCTGTACGTCCCCACCGAGGGAACCGTCAGCTACAAGGGCACCGTCCTGCCGCCCAAGCCCCACCTCGTCACCAAGGCCGGCATCGCCCGCACCTTCCAGAACATCCGGCTCTTCTCCAACATGACCGTCCTGGAGAACGTCCTCGTCGGACGGCACACCCGGACCAAGGAGGGCCTCTGGTCCGCCCTCCTGCGCGGCCCCGGCTTCAAGCGCGCCGAAGCCGCCTCCGAAGCCCGCGCCATGGAACTCCTCACGTTCATCGGACTGGAGAACAAGGCCCAGCACCTGGCCAAGAACCTCCCGTACGGCGAGCAGCGCAAGCTCGAAATCGCCCGCGCCCTCGCCAGCGACCCCGGCCTGCTCCTCCTCGACGAGCCCACCGCCGGCATGAACCCGCAGGAGACCCGCGCCGCCGAAGAGCTCATCTTCGCCATCCGCGACATGGGCATCGCCGTCCTCGTCATCGAGCACGACATGCGCTTCATCTTCAACCTCTGCGACCGCGTCGCCTGCCTCGTCCAGGGCGAGAAGCTCATCGAGGGCACCGCGTCCGAGGTCCAGGGCGACGAGCGCGTCATCGCCGCCTACCTCGGCGAACCCTTCGAGGGCGACCCGGGCGCCGACGAGGTCGCCGAGGTCGAGGCCGCCGAAGCCTCGGCCGGAGCCGCCGCGGCCGCGGGCCCGACGGCCGAGCCGAAGCCGACGCCGAACCCGACCGCCGAACCGGCGGCCGGGGCCGCCGGCACGACGCCGGACACGACGCCGGACACGACGCCGGACCCCGCGCCGGCCGAGGGCTCCACCGCGGCGGAGAGCAGCACCACCAGCACGGAAGGAGAGGCCAAGTGA